One Vulpes lagopus strain Blue_001 chromosome 18, ASM1834538v1, whole genome shotgun sequence DNA window includes the following coding sequences:
- the LOC121478420 gene encoding dual specificity protein phosphatase 15, with protein sequence MGNGMTKVLPGLYLGNFIDAKDPDQLGRNKITHIISIHESPQPLLQDITYLRIPVADTPEVPIKKHFKECINFIHCCRLNGGNCLVHCFAGISRSTTIVTAYVMTVTGLGWRDVLEAIKATRPIANPNPGFRQQLEEFGWGSSRKLRRQLEERFGESPFRDEEDVRALLPLCKRCRQGSAAAAASPAAHSAASEGTLQRLVPRPPREAHRPLPLLARVKQTFSCLPRCLSRKGGK encoded by the exons ATGGGGAATGGCATGACCAAG GTACTTCCTGGACTCTACCTCGGAAACTTCATTG ATGCCAAAGATCCGGACCAGCTGGGCCGGAACAAGATTACGCATATCATCTCTATCCACGAGTCACCCCAGCCTCTGCTGCAG GACATAACCTACCTTCGCATCCCTGTGGCGGACACCCCTGAGGTACCCAT CAAAAAGCACTTCAAAGAATGTATCAACTTTATCCACTGTTGCCGCCTCAATGGGGGGAACTGCCTTGTGCACTG CTTTGCAGGTATCTCCCGCAGCACCACCATCGTGACGGCATATGTGATGACTGTGACGGGGCTAGGCTGGCGGGACGTGCTTGAAGCCATCAAGGCCACCCGGCCTATCGCCAACCCCAACCCAGGCTTTAGGCAGCAGCTGGAAGAGTTTGGCTGGGGCAGTTCCCGGAAG CTCCGCCGGCAGCTGGAGGAGCGCTTCGGAGAGAGCCCTTTCCGCGACGAGGAGGACGTGCGCGCGCTGCTGCCGCTGTGCAAGCGCTGCCGGCAGGGCTCGGCGGCCGCGGCCGCGTCCCCAGCGGCGCACTCGGCGGCCTCGGAGGGAACCCTGCAGCGCCTGGTGCCGCGGCCGCCCCGGGAGGCCCACCGGCCGCTGCCCCTGCTGGCGCGCGTCAAGCAGACTTTCTCTTGCCTCCCGCGGTGTCTGTCCCGTAAAGGCGGCAAGTGA